A single genomic interval of Lynx canadensis isolate LIC74 chromosome A2, mLynCan4.pri.v2, whole genome shotgun sequence harbors:
- the LOC115509373 gene encoding GTPase IMAP family member 6-like, whose amino-acid sequence MYSIYSYAMDTFLYLFQSKSPEACNVSSLKGETKNSQDSMDPGDRKHDHSSSSTADEVIKKEEYEEIVQENPAGALCQDPKQDVIGGLGKAPPSPQRLRLLLVGKAGSGKSATGNSILGRKEFPSKLSAQPVTRALQRASRDWAGLELEVIDTPDILSPCAPLEAVCEAVVFSAPGPHAVLLVTQLGRYTEEDRRAVRRLQEAFGVGVLAHTVLVFTRKEDLDGGSLEQYVRETDNEPLARLDRQCSRRHCAFNNATGGAEQEAQLRELLGQINCILWENNHRPFSNRAYRYCQRNGLRGDGQEKQVPGGSGSEEAPGAEPWREGLCQIQKESEEVYRRLLKREPI is encoded by the exons ATGTATTCTATATATTCATATGCCATGGACACTTTCCTCTACCTCTTCCAGTCAAAGTCCCCAGAAGCCTGCAATGTGTCGTCcctaaaaggagaaacaaagaattcACAAGACAGCATGGACCCAGGAGACAGAAAACATGACCATTCCTCTTCCTCTACGGCTGACGAAGTG ataaagaaggaagaatatgAAGAGATTGTCCAGGAGAATCCTGCAGGAGCACTGTGTCAGGATCCTAAACAAGACGTTATAGGAG GTCTGGGGAAGGCCCCACCGAGCCCCCAGAGACTGAGGCTCCTCCTAGTGGGGAAAGCCGGCAGCGGGAAGAGCGCGACGGGAAACAGCATCCTGGGCAGGAAAGAGTTCCCGTCTAAACTCAGCGCTCAACCGGTGACCCGGGCCCTGCAGAGGGCCAGCCGCGACTGGGCCGGCCTGGAGCTCGAGGTGATCGACACCCCCGACATCCTGTCCCCGTGTGCCCCGCTGGAGGCCGTGTGCGAGGCGGTCGTCTTTTCCGCCCCCGGGCCGCACGCGGTGCTGCTGGTGACGCAGCTGGGCCGCTACACGGAAGAGGACCGGCGAGCGGTGCGGCGCCTCCAGGAGGCCTTCGGGGTGGGCGTGCTGGCCCACACGGTGCTGGTGTTCACGCGCAAGGAGGACCTGGACGGGGGCTCCTTGGAGCAGTACGTGCGGGAGACCGACAACGAGCCCCTGGCCCGGCTGGACCGGCAGTGCTCACGGCGCCACTGCGCCTTCAACAACGCGACGGGCGGCGCGGAGCAGGAGGCGCAGCTGCGGGAGCTCCTGGGGCAGATCAACTGCATCCTGTGGGAGAACAACCACCGGCCCTTCAGCAACCGCGCCTACCGCTACTGCCAGCGGAACGGTCTGCGCGGAGACGGCCAGGAGAAGCAGGTGCCCGGGGGGAGCGGCTCCGAGGAAGCGCCCGGCGCGGAGCCCTGGCGGGAGGGTCTGTGCCAGATCCAGAAGGAATCGGAGGAAGTTTACAGACGCCTGCTGAAGAGGGAGCCCATTTGA